In Trichocoleus sp., the DNA window CAATTGTCCAACCGAAGATGGCATAGGTTTCAACGCAAGAAGTTTGCAGCAGCGTTCCGTTTGGTAAGAAAACGAAAATACTGCCTGATGCAGGCTGTGAAGGTGGATTTGTCACTCGCCAAATCTTGCTGAACAGGGGCGTGAGATCGCGTCCTGGAGACGGAACAGGCGTGGTGCTCGATGTGGGATTAGCGGAAACGGGGGGCTGTGCTGTTGTTTCTCGAGGTTGAGTGCAAGAAATAAGTGCCAACAGCGAGAGGCTAACCGTAAGCAGCAGGCGAGAATTACCAATCGTCATTTTGTCCTTCCTTGCTAAATAGTCTCAACGTTTTGCTAAACAGAGTTGGCTCAAAATTTGGCTTAAACGGCACAACTCAATCTTCAAAACACTTCAATACAGATGCGATCGCTGTCCATCTTGTTGCTGAGAATCCACAATAAAAAGCCATCTGTACCTTCAGGTATAGACGACTTCTAAGAAATTTCACAAGAAAAAGGAAAAACGGTTTCTATGTCAATTAGAACGGAATTTCGTCGTAGTCTACTGGATCAGGAGCGGGTGTATAAGCAGGCGTTTTGGCAGCTTCGGCGGTGGAGCGAGCAGAAGCCGATTTTGCAGCAGGCTTGGCGGCTGGGCTAGCAGGAGCAGCACTAGGAGCAGCGCTAGGAGTGGAGGCAGTGGAGGCAGTGGAGGCAGTTGGGACTGTGGTTGAGGTGAGGCTGGCATCTGCACCCAGAAGATGGAGCCGTTGGGCAGTCAGTTCGGCTCGTTTTTCCTTGAAGCCTTCTGGACGGTCGACGGTGTTGATATTCAACCGTCCTTCCACAATGACCCGATCGCCAACGTGATAGCGTTCTTGGATCTCTTGTGCCAAATTTCCCCAACCCACAACTTTTAGCTTGGAGGGCGGATCTTCTTCCCGGATGCCTGAAAACTGCACCCACATTTCAGTTACAGGCGTTTGATTGTCTGGGGTGTAGCGCAGCTGTGGGTCTTGAACGACCTCCGCCATTAGGATGCAGTTGTTCATGGGTTCTCAGGCTCCTGACTGTACAAATGTATTATTCCAAAATTACTATTTAAATTTAGATCAAAGCTGTGGCGATCGACAGCAGAATTTTTTATGGCTGAAGTCGGACGAGTAATTGTACTGCGTCTTCAGTCGTGCGGTGATATCCACTGAGCTTGTCTTTGACGTCGGGTGAGATTGAAAAGTCCAAGCTGGGTGGCGCAAAGCCATAGCTGCCATAAAAATCTTGCATCGTGGTAGAAGGTGAGCAGTAAACAATATGGTAGCTCTCTGCCTCTTTCAGCAAGAATTCTAGCGTTTTGGTAGCGACTCCCTGCTTGCGAAAATTTGGCACAACATAGATGCCGCCAAGTTCTGCGGTACGTTCATCAAGCTTAATCAAACGCCCTAACCCGGCTCGCTCTCCATCTAGCTCCGCAATTGCAATCACCTCACCATCAAAGTTGGCACGCTTAAAGCCAGCCTCATCATAGCGATCGTTAATCCAAGCCATTTCTTGACGGAGTGCCCTACGAACCGTAAGTACCATTGCAACCTCCTTTCGATCTTTATTCAACAAGCTCCATGGCGTTTTCTTCAATCCCATGGGTTTGATCGACAAAACCCTGCACATAGGCGCGGTATTCGCGTAACGTTTCATCTACCCAACCCCGATCGTGGCTATCAGCGTAGAGGTGAACCAGCGGCTCCCCGGCGTCGGGTAAAACAAGCACCCAACTATCATAGTGGGGACTAAATATTTTTACACCGTCCGTCAGGTCGAGGCTGTCTGGTGAATGTGTCTCTACTAAGTGGCGCATCAGGGTTCCTTTCACTGCCCAGGGACAGCGCACCGTGAGCGATCGGTGAGAAACGCGAGGCAGCTCTGCCCGAATTTGCCCCAAGGTGCGGGGTGTCCCGTAAGCGTCTTGCTGCTGCAGCGAGAGTAATTCAATCAGCTTGGCAATGCAGAACATGGCATCGAATCCGGGGTGCAATTGCGGGAAGATAAACCCAGTGTCACCGCTGCCGCCTAGCACTACATTTGGGTTTGTATGGCAGGCTTCCATCAACGCAGTTGGGCTGGCTTTGGTGCGAATGACCCGACCATCATGACGACGCGCAATCTGCTCGACCACACTAGAAGCATTCACCGGAACCACAACCGTTCCTCTGGGGTGATCCATCAGCATCATGTGAACCATCAGCGCTGTCAGCATTTCGCCCCGGATCGTATTGCCTGACTCATCCACCAAAATTAACTGTTCGCCATTGGCAGCAACCTGAACCCCCAAATTTGCCTTTAATGCTTCAACTACATGCCCCAACTGATTGAGCAGCACTTCTCGATCGGCGCTAGAAGGAACCATGTGGCTTAAGCTGGCATTGAGCACAACGGCATCACAGCCAAACTTGCCCAGAATTTGCGGCAGCACTGCTCCAGAAACAGCGTAAACATAGTCAATCACAACCTTAGCGTTGCCATTCCGCATGGCAATTGCATTCAACAGTCGCTCGAAGGTGGCACTGTAGATTTCATTCGCTTGAGGAGCATGTACCACATTCCCGATTTCCTGAATCTGTGCTCGCCGGAAATCTTCTTTGAAATAAGCGCCTTCAATTTTCTTTTCCCTTGCCTTGGATAAATTAATGCCCTTACTGTCAAAAAACTCAATCAAGATATGATCCGATCGATCGGGATGCACCCGGACATGGATACCCGCTGCAACTGCAAAGGTTGGGGTAACCGTTCGAGAAACGGGAATTGCCGTTGCTTCTAAATTTTGGACATTAATGCCAACAGACATCAGCCCGGCAATCAGCGATCGAGAGACCATCCGCGCAATCGCTCGTTGATCGCGAGAGACAACCACCTGTGCCCCAGGCTTCAGCGTTGAGCCAAAAGCTGCCCCTAACCGAACGGCAAATTCAGGCGTGATATCGACATTGGCTAACCCGGAAACGCCTCGCTGACCAAATAAGTTTCGATGCGCCGCATGTCCCCAAATCAGGTTCATGTTAAGGGTTGCCCCTGGCTCAATTCGCTTGCTGGGCCAGATTCGCACATTTGGACTCACCAAAGATTCTTCGCCAACGGTAGACAAAGACCCAACGATCGCCCCTTCCAGCACATTTGCCCGCCGATCAAACCGGGTGCCTCTCGCAGCCACGCAAGCCCGAAGATGTGCCTCTTCTCCAACAATCACACCATTCCAGATAATTGGGCGCTTGAGATTGGCATCTGTGCCAATGCTGACGTTGTCGCCAATTACCGTTCCAGATGAGATTTGAGCACGGGCAGCAATGCGGCAGTTATGTCCGATTAAGGCAGGCGGGTCAATATGGGCAGAGGGGTCGATATAGGTGTTTTGCCCCACCCAGATTCCGGGCGATCGCTCGAGGTAGTCAAACTCCAGCTTTACCTTTTGATAAAGCGCCGCATATTGTGCTTCCCGATAGGCATCAAGATGTCCGACATCGCACCAGTAACCATCTGCCACAAAACCATACATTGGCTCACCTTTTTCGAGCAGCAGCGGGAACAGATCTTTCGAGAAATCGGTTTCCTGGTTTAGTGGCAAATAATCCAACACTTCGGGTTCTAGAATGTAAGTCCCTGTGTTGACAGTATCCGAAAAGATTTCGCTGCTGGAAGGCTTTTCTAAAAAGCGCACAATCCGGCGCTGTTCATCGGTAATGACGACGCCAAATTCGATCGGGTTGGGAACGCTGGCAAGCACAAGGGTTGCTTTTGATCGTCGTTCCTTGTGAAAGCGAATTGCGGCGGAAAGGTCAAAATCGGTAATGCAATCACCGCTAATAACAACAAAGGTTTCGTCTAGCAGTTCGGCGACATTGCGAACGCAGCCTGCCGTTCCCAGCGGTTGGTCTTCTTCAACGGCATAGGTCATTTGCACGCCAAACTCGCTGCCGTCCTGAAAGTAATCCCGCATCACATCAGGCAGATAGTGCAGTGTAGCGATCACCTCTGTAATACGATGCCGCCGCAACAGGTTAATGATGTGTTGGGCGATCGGGCGATTCAGGATGGGAACCATCGGCTTGGGCAGGTCACAGGTCAAGGGTCGAAGTCTTGTCCCTGAGCCACCCGCCATCAGCACTGCTCTCATATTTCCTCCTTAACAGTTCACCATCTTCCGGCTCTTGAGGGTGCTATCTCTGTTGAGTCCTGCTGCCCCAGTTCTATTGTCTCCCCAGTCTCCTATAGAGCAGAGTAACGGGGTTATCCGTCTGGAGGGATAACTCTATCAGCGAAATAATTCGTTACAACTGGGAAAACATAGAGAGCAAAACGAACTTCGCTGTTCTAAGCCAAATTAGCTAGATGAGAGCGGTCGTTACAAATTGCAATAACTCATGATCTTGGGCTGTTGCCCGCTGAGAAATCAGCAGATAAAAAACAGACCAACAGCGTTCCACCCCAGATAGACCCATTGAAATTTGTAGCAGGAGGAATGGATGCCGCCTCAGAGTTGCAGAAAAGCTTCAGGTTCAACCGACTGACTGGGGATTATCGAAAATCGGCGAATAGACGAGAATAGAGACAGACTATAACTTTGAGACTGAATAACGAGCCTCACTCTTTAAAGTTTAGTGTTAATTGTTGGAAGCCGTCGATTTGAAAAAGGAGTTGTTGACGATGGAACTACTGGGATTTGCTGCATTTGTTGCCTATCTGGGTGGAGTCTGGAAATTTTGGAAAGGCTTTCACCGCACAAACTTCAGCGAGGGCAAAGTCTATCTGTCGTTGCTGTGGCCTGTCTTGCTGGTGGCAAACAAGTCCTATCGGCAAAACTTCAATCGGGCTCTGAAAGGCTAATCACCTAGATTCGTTGGATGAGCCAGCACAAAATAAACCAGTTGAGGTTGTAAGCGTTCATGGCAAAAGGGAAAGGCAAAGCGGAAGGCGATCGACTCAGAGAGGTGTTGAGCAACCAGCCTGAAAACTGGCAATCTCTCCTTGATCCGGTTACCCAACGGTTTAATCGAGAGTATCGCCGCGAGTCCTTTGAGCTACCGCCCGAAGTAGAAGCGATGCCGATCTTTCGGGAATGGGCAGCCGGGCACCTCACCAGCCAGCTCACCTCTCCCTTTTGGGAACTG includes these proteins:
- a CDS encoding single-stranded DNA-binding protein, yielding MNNCILMAEVVQDPQLRYTPDNQTPVTEMWVQFSGIREEDPPSKLKVVGWGNLAQEIQERYHVGDRVIVEGRLNINTVDRPEGFKEKRAELTAQRLHLLGADASLTSTTVPTASTASTASTPSAAPSAAPASPAAKPAAKSASARSTAEAAKTPAYTPAPDPVDYDEIPF
- a CDS encoding GNAT family N-acetyltransferase, producing the protein MVLTVRRALRQEMAWINDRYDEAGFKRANFDGEVIAIAELDGERAGLGRLIKLDERTAELGGIYVVPNFRKQGVATKTLEFLLKEAESYHIVYCSPSTTMQDFYGSYGFAPPSLDFSISPDVKDKLSGYHRTTEDAVQLLVRLQP
- a CDS encoding mannose-1-phosphate guanyltransferase — protein: MRAVLMAGGSGTRLRPLTCDLPKPMVPILNRPIAQHIINLLRRHRITEVIATLHYLPDVMRDYFQDGSEFGVQMTYAVEEDQPLGTAGCVRNVAELLDETFVVISGDCITDFDLSAAIRFHKERRSKATLVLASVPNPIEFGVVITDEQRRIVRFLEKPSSSEIFSDTVNTGTYILEPEVLDYLPLNQETDFSKDLFPLLLEKGEPMYGFVADGYWCDVGHLDAYREAQYAALYQKVKLEFDYLERSPGIWVGQNTYIDPSAHIDPPALIGHNCRIAARAQISSGTVIGDNVSIGTDANLKRPIIWNGVIVGEEAHLRACVAARGTRFDRRANVLEGAIVGSLSTVGEESLVSPNVRIWPSKRIEPGATLNMNLIWGHAAHRNLFGQRGVSGLANVDITPEFAVRLGAAFGSTLKPGAQVVVSRDQRAIARMVSRSLIAGLMSVGINVQNLEATAIPVSRTVTPTFAVAAGIHVRVHPDRSDHILIEFFDSKGINLSKAREKKIEGAYFKEDFRRAQIQEIGNVVHAPQANEIYSATFERLLNAIAMRNGNAKVVIDYVYAVSGAVLPQILGKFGCDAVVLNASLSHMVPSSADREVLLNQLGHVVEALKANLGVQVAANGEQLILVDESGNTIRGEMLTALMVHMMLMDHPRGTVVVPVNASSVVEQIARRHDGRVIRTKASPTALMEACHTNPNVVLGGSGDTGFIFPQLHPGFDAMFCIAKLIELLSLQQQDAYGTPRTLGQIRAELPRVSHRSLTVRCPWAVKGTLMRHLVETHSPDSLDLTDGVKIFSPHYDSWVLVLPDAGEPLVHLYADSHDRGWVDETLREYRAYVQGFVDQTHGIEENAMELVE